The Choristoneura fumiferana chromosome 10, NRCan_CFum_1, whole genome shotgun sequence genome has a segment encoding these proteins:
- the LOC141431779 gene encoding uncharacterized protein, whose amino-acid sequence MGNGIYTSCKDERRLDSAGQNSSEEELVLVGGIWKCGNCAGVDDSMLVYSEANDLDADVIDDPVEVQISLSIPSMRCISVVGERPGLVRRLTGACAGPSVTLSVAAAAHFTVNVYAK is encoded by the exons ATGGGAAATGGAATTTACACGTCATGTAAAGATGAAAGAAGATTAGATTCTGCAGGACAGAACAGTTCAG AAGAAGAACTAGTTCTTGTCGGAGGCATATGGAAGTGTGGGAACTGCGCGGGAGTGGACGACTCCATGCTGGTCTACAGCGAGGCCAACGACCTCGACGCTGACGTCATTGACGACCCGGTTGAAGTTCAG ATAAGCCTGTCAATCCCTTCAATGCGGTGTATATCAGTGGTGGGTGAGCGGCCGGGCTTGGTGCGGCGCTTGACCGGCGCATGCGCAGGGCCCAGCGTCACGCTCAGCGTGGCCGCGGCTGCGCACTTCACTGTTAACGTTTATGCTAAATAA
- the LOC141432231 gene encoding uncharacterized protein isoform X2 produces the protein MLEYPKLTRISLEEELVLVGGIWKCGNCAGVDDSMLVYSEANDLDADVIDDPVEVQISLSIPSMRCISVVGERPGLVRRLTGACAGPSVTLSVAAAAHFTVNVYAK, from the exons ATGCTTGAGTACCCAAAACTTACACGGATTAGTTTAG AAGAAGAACTAGTTCTTGTCGGAGGCATATGGAAGTGTGGGAACTGCGCGGGAGTGGACGACTCCATGCTGGTCTACAGCGAGGCCAACGACCTCGACGCTGACGTCATTGACGACCCGGTTGAAGTTCAG ATAAGCCTGTCAATCCCTTCGATGCGGTGTATATCAGTGGTGGGTGAGCGGCCGGGCTTGGTGCGGCGCTTGACCGGCGCATGCGCGGGGCCCAGCGTCACGCTCAGCGTGGCCGCGGCTGCGCACTTCACTGTTAACGTTTATGCTAAATAA
- the LOC141432231 gene encoding uncharacterized protein isoform X1: protein MKLKIKIINVIFPFILIVLFLNNVKANSDEEYVDAVINLLLNGESFEVMQSEEDGKEEELVLVGGIWKCGNCAGVDDSMLVYSEANDLDADVIDDPVEVQISLSIPSMRCISVVGERPGLVRRLTGACAGPSVTLSVAAAAHFTVNVYAK from the exons atgaagttaaaaataaaaataataaatgtaatatttccttttattttaatagtattGTTTCTAAATAATGTAAAAGCGAACAGTGATGAAGAATATGTAGATGCAGTTATAAATTTACTTTTGAACGGTGAAAGTTTTGAAGTTATGCAGTCTGAAGAAGATGGGAAAG AAGAAGAACTAGTTCTTGTCGGAGGCATATGGAAGTGTGGGAACTGCGCGGGAGTGGACGACTCCATGCTGGTCTACAGCGAGGCCAACGACCTCGACGCTGACGTCATTGACGACCCGGTTGAAGTTCAG ATAAGCCTGTCAATCCCTTCGATGCGGTGTATATCAGTGGTGGGTGAGCGGCCGGGCTTGGTGCGGCGCTTGACCGGCGCATGCGCGGGGCCCAGCGTCACGCTCAGCGTGGCCGCGGCTGCGCACTTCACTGTTAACGTTTATGCTAAATAA